A window from Nycticebus coucang isolate mNycCou1 chromosome X, mNycCou1.pri, whole genome shotgun sequence encodes these proteins:
- the TSR2 gene encoding pre-rRNA-processing protein TSR2 homolog, protein MAGAAEDVRTLFRAGIRVVLEAWPALQIAVENGFGGLHSQEKAEWLGGAVEDYFIRNANLELDEVEDFLGELMTNEFDTVVEDGSLPQVSQQLQTMFHHFQRGDGAALREMASQIAQRKCRVTATALRTARKIDDDDDDTDSVEEMEVSATNDEAATDEVCTQPEPCHPASQAIKEEDIVEDGWTIVRRKK, encoded by the exons ATGGCGGGCGCTGCAGAAGATGTACGAACCCTTTTCCGGGCTGGGATCCGCGTGGTGCTAGAGGCCTGGCCGGCCTTGCAG ATCGCTGTGGAGAATGGCTTCGGGGGCCTCCACAGTCAAGAGAAGGCCGAGTGGCTGGGAGGTGCAGTAGAGGATTACTTCATTCGCAATG CCAACCTGGAGCTAGATGAGGTGGAGGACTTCCTTGGGGAGCTGATGACCAACGAATTTGATACGGTTGTGGAGGATGGGAGTCTGCCCCAG GTGAGCCAGCAGCTACAGACCATGTTCCACCACTTCCAGAGGGGTGATGGGGCTGCTCTGAGGGAGATGGCTTCCCAAATCGCTCAAAGAAAGTGCAGAGTCACAGCCACTGCACTTAGGACAGCCAGAAagattgatgatgatgatgatgatacggACAGTGTGGAAGAGATGGAG GTCTCAGCTACAAATGATGAGGCTGCTACAGATGAGGTTTGCACCCAGCCTGAACCCTGTCATCCAGCCTCTCAGGCTATTAAGGAAGAAGATATAGTGGAAGATGGCTGGACCATTGTCCGGAGAAAGAAATGA